TCGACCAACTGGCAGGCAGTCGTCTACGACGCGCTCGTCGTCGCGGCGTCAGTGGAGTTCTGCGACCGAAGTCTGGCTCGCAGCGCGCTGAACTGGGGCCGTCGCTTCGAGGTCCGGATAGCGGTTCATGAACCCGAACGGTGGTCGTCACGCCCAGTGATGCGATCTCTGGTCGACGCACTGAATCTGCTCACCGGCGACGATTGGCACTTCGAATTTCATGCGCGGCGCACGCCGGCGGACACGCCCGCGCAGAACCGAATGGAATTCCCCTCGGATGCTGACGCGGTCATCGCCTACAGCGAGGGCATGGATTCGCGTGCGGTGGCTGGGCTTGAGGGCAAGCGCCTCGGCAGCCGCCTCGTGCGGGTTCGCGTAGGCACGAAACGACCTGACATGCCGAAGAAGGAGCGCGCGCGGCTGCCGTTCACCGCCGTGCCGTACGAGGTCAGGCTCGACGGCAACAACGCGGAAACGACCGCGCGTAGTCGCGGTTTCAAGTTCGCTCTGGTCGCCGCGATAGGCGCGTATCTGATCGATGCTCCGACCGTGATCGTGCCAGAGAGCGGACAGGGCGCATTGGCTCCGGCAATTCTGCCCGTCGGCCAGGGTTATGCGGATCACCGCAACAACCCCGTTTTCACGGCGCTGATGGAGAAGTTCGTCAAAGCCCTGCTCGGACACGGGGTTCGTTACAGATACCCGCGCTTGTGGATGACGAAGGGGGAGACGCTGCGCGAATATATCGACAACTGCGGACCCGAGTCCTCGTCGTGGGCATCGACGCGTTCGTGCTGGCAGCAGTCGCGACAAGCTTCCGTCGCGGGCACCAGGCGCCAATGTGGCGTTTGCGCTGCCTGCATGCTTCGTCGTCTGAGCGTCCACGCCGCCGGCGAGGCCGAAGCGAATGAAACCTACGTGTGGGAGAGCCTGAACGCGCCGACGTTTGAAGTAGGGGCCAACGCCGACTTTCAACACGTCACGGCAGCTCTGAGCGAATATGCCCTTGCGGGGGTGTTGCACTTCGAGCACTTCGCATCATTCCGCGATACCCCTCAGCACGAACTCCTCAAACGCCGCGCTCAAAACGAACTGGCACGATCCTTGGGAGAACCAGCGGAGGTGGTTTCCAAAAGCCTGGACCGGCTACTGCAACAACATGCCACGGAATGGCGGGCATTCACGAACGGGCTCGACGAAAACTCGTTCGTGAGGAGATGGATAGATACGGCACCATGATCAAATCAGCGCACGAATTAAGCCCCGCTGAATTGGGCGAGAGATTGAAAGTCGCTCGGGAGACCGCAAACGTTAAGCAGGAAGCCGCCGCGAAGTCGGCGGGGATCGCGCGGACGACGCTTATCTCCATTGAAAAGGGTCAGCGGCCTGCGCGGATCGAAGAGCTTCAGGCGCTGAGCCGCTGCTACGGCGTATCGATCAATTCGCTACTCCGCCGTGAGGCGGTCCATGTGGATCTCGTGCCGCGTTTCAGGTCGCTCCCCGAGACGGGAGATACCGGAATTGATCAGGCTGCTCGAACGCTCAACGATCTCGTTCGGGCGGAGGTCGAGCTTGAGAACATCCTGGGTGTTAAAAGGGCACACAATTACCCCGTCGAGAAATCCATTCTGCCTGGAGATGTGCGAACCCAGGCTGAGCATGATGCCCAGAATCTGCGCAACTGGCTGGGGCTTGGCGAAGGGCCAGTCCAGGATCTGTTCACTCTGATGGAGCTTCAGCTCGGTGTGCGGATCTATAGTCGCAAGCTCGATCCGAAGGTTTCGGGCCTGTTTGCCTTTGATGACGCCGTTGGC
The genomic region above belongs to Bosea vaviloviae and contains:
- a CDS encoding 7-cyano-7-deazaguanine synthase, with translation MNAPARFLDLNQLAVDVIEGGTPVRRGYVACSLGTNITFSTKILESFSSTNWQAVVYDALVVAASVEFCDRSLARSALNWGRRFEVRIAVHEPERWSSRPVMRSLVDALNLLTGDDWHFEFHARRTPADTPAQNRMEFPSDADAVIAYSEGMDSRAVAGLEGKRLGSRLVRVRVGTKRPDMPKKERARLPFTAVPYEVRLDGNNAETTARSRGFKFALVAAIGAYLIDAPTVIVPESGQGALAPAILPVGQGYADHRNNPVFTALMEKFVKALLGHGVRYRYPRLWMTKGETLREYIDNCGPESSSWASTRSCWQQSRQASVAGTRRQCGVCAACMLRRLSVHAAGEAEANETYVWESLNAPTFEVGANADFQHVTAALSEYALAGVLHFEHFASFRDTPQHELLKRRAQNELARSLGEPAEVVSKSLDRLLQQHATEWRAFTNGLDENSFVRRWIDTAP